From one Holophagales bacterium genomic stretch:
- a CDS encoding protein kinase, which produces MNLDTFRIQFFAGAPRYEWLELLGRGGMGVVFKARDLVLDEVVAIKILYGHVADDDGAIVARFKREINLNRKVKHPNVARMYDFGTSGGHPFITMEFVPGKDLQTLVLEAGRIAPARALPILRQICLGTQAAHEQGIVHRDLKSQNIIVGEGDTVSILDFGLARGLVDEKLTLDAVVLGTPHYISPEQAMGEPADARSDIYSLGIIAFEMLAGELPFTADSALGIAMKQISEPVPATLSLFPDVSPGLRSAVHRALEKRREDRFQSASELEAAFARAGDEPAAATRGSGGDAMSRAIDDVLAGLDEAARLRRAATGNVDTRTPLVQHRPQVGSPFTPPPSVPAQAPQPAVPATHPSPVAPPTVPTARVTRPQPSALPPPLAPAPPRPTGRPTVFIVLADGADRISMGKALGDSGCNAVEARSGEEVLDLLMSRLPDAVVMDVALPKADGFEVARILKATPIFARVPVLLLGTRVDRAQEHFARQVGASDILARPISEREIVERTWRLLGPLGFYRDEAQSSRIARPGPRRT; this is translated from the coding sequence ATGAATCTCGACACCTTCCGGATCCAGTTCTTCGCCGGCGCCCCGCGCTACGAGTGGCTCGAGCTCCTCGGCCGCGGGGGGATGGGCGTCGTCTTCAAGGCGAGGGACCTGGTCCTGGACGAGGTCGTCGCCATCAAGATCCTCTACGGCCACGTCGCGGACGACGACGGGGCGATCGTCGCCCGCTTCAAGCGCGAGATCAACCTGAACCGGAAGGTGAAGCACCCGAACGTCGCCCGCATGTACGACTTCGGCACCAGCGGCGGGCACCCGTTCATCACGATGGAGTTCGTCCCGGGAAAGGACCTCCAGACGCTCGTCCTCGAGGCCGGCCGGATCGCTCCGGCCCGGGCGCTTCCCATCCTCCGGCAGATCTGCCTGGGAACGCAGGCGGCCCACGAGCAGGGCATCGTCCACCGGGACCTCAAGAGCCAGAACATCATCGTGGGCGAGGGCGACACGGTGTCGATCCTCGACTTCGGCCTCGCGCGCGGCCTCGTCGACGAGAAGCTCACGCTCGACGCCGTCGTCCTCGGGACGCCGCACTACATCTCTCCCGAGCAGGCGATGGGAGAGCCGGCCGACGCCCGGAGCGACATCTACTCGCTCGGGATCATCGCCTTCGAGATGCTCGCGGGAGAGCTCCCCTTCACGGCCGACTCGGCGCTCGGCATCGCCATGAAGCAGATCTCGGAGCCGGTCCCGGCGACCCTCTCCCTCTTCCCCGACGTCTCTCCCGGGCTCCGCAGCGCCGTCCACCGCGCGCTCGAGAAGCGGCGCGAAGACCGCTTCCAGAGCGCCTCCGAGCTCGAGGCCGCCTTCGCGCGCGCCGGGGACGAGCCGGCCGCGGCGACGAGAGGCTCCGGCGGCGATGCGATGAGCCGCGCGATCGACGACGTTCTCGCGGGCCTCGACGAGGCCGCACGGTTGCGCCGGGCGGCGACCGGCAACGTCGACACGAGGACCCCGCTCGTCCAGCATCGCCCGCAGGTCGGATCTCCCTTCACGCCTCCGCCGTCCGTTCCGGCGCAGGCGCCGCAGCCTGCCGTTCCCGCGACACACCCCTCGCCTGTCGCGCCCCCGACGGTCCCGACCGCCCGCGTCACACGTCCGCAGCCGTCAGCCCTCCCGCCCCCCCTCGCGCCCGCCCCGCCTCGCCCGACCGGCCGCCCCACGGTGTTCATCGTGCTGGCCGACGGTGCGGACCGCATCTCGATGGGAAAGGCGCTGGGCGATTCCGGCTGCAACGCCGTCGAGGCCCGCAGCGGCGAGGAGGTCCTCGACCTCCTGATGTCCCGCCTGCCCGACGCCGTCGTCATGGACGTCGCGCTGCCGAAAGCCGACGGATTCGAGGTGGCGCGGATCCTGAAGGCGACCCCCATCTTCGCGCGGGTGCCGGTTCTCCTCCTCGGGACGCGCGTCGATCGGGCGCAGGAGCACTTCGCCCGGCAGGTCGGGGCCAGCGACATCCTCGCGCGCCCGATCTCCGAGCGGGAGATCGTCGAACGGACGTGGCGGCTCCTCGGCCCGCTCGGCTTCTACCGGGACGAGGCCCAGTCTTCCCGGATCGCCAGGCCGGGCCCCCGGCGCACCTGA